In a genomic window of Erigeron canadensis isolate Cc75 chromosome 5, C_canadensis_v1, whole genome shotgun sequence:
- the LOC122601229 gene encoding uncharacterized protein LOC122601229, giving the protein MDVRMWICITNGYTPPIVPGETSSSSGARLASYEQMDVDKKKDYEAESKALGSLRMALQGEVLHLFKKYDTSKGLWDALKEHCEGDDDLKKSRKDLLKKQYYVFTSFKDETLDETLVRYSHLLVELAYFGYNPDLEDVIEKLLEAFPIKWEGFITSIQQNPDFSK; this is encoded by the coding sequence ATGGATGTGAGGATGTGGATATGCATTACAAATGGTTATACTCCTCCAATAGTACCAGGTGAAACTTCAAGTTCGAGCGGTGCTAGGCTTGCTTCATATGAGCAAATGGATGTCGATAAGAAGAAAGATTATGAAGCTGAAAGCAAGGCATTGGGTTCGCTTCGAATGGCTCTCCAAGgggaagttcttcatctgtttaaaaagtatgaTACATCAAAAGGCTTAtgggatgcactcaaagagCATTGTGAAGGTGACGACGATCTCAAGAAGAGTAGAAAAGACTTGTTGAAGAAGCAGTATTATGTGTTCACTAGCTTCAAAGATGAAACTCTTGATGAGACACTAGTTCGTTACAGTCATCTGCTGGTTGAGCTTGCCTACTTTGGGTACAATCCGGATCTAGAAGACGTGATCGAGAAGTTGTTGGAGGCATTTCCTATCAAATGGGAAGGATTTATCACTTCTATCCAACAAAATCCCGACTTCAGTAAGTGA